The following are encoded together in the Clostridium sp. BJN0013 genome:
- a CDS encoding diguanylate cyclase — MNKKAINIAEKNFMKVDILDGVRRTQNIFCENDIDCFIVYENKKLVGIVTKKELVRAHPNRILADIMSDRYICINCYVHIWRIKETFDLNKNINVILLENEHDIIGYISRTSLNVEFNKHIDLLTGLYKSDYIFYNAHKFIENKQNTTIIFLDLNNFGFIDKKYGHINGDIILKNVGKILKKSIPSDCYLCRYAGDEFAILTPYCIDKSKLICQNILSTINSYKFPNNIQVSASIGIASCNVHNCNKTIDSLNIINKLINTASLLSTKAKQNTNTPIITGNLDIDAIA; from the coding sequence ATGAATAAAAAGGCTATTAACATAGCAGAAAAAAATTTTATGAAGGTAGACATTTTAGATGGGGTAAGGAGAACTCAAAATATTTTTTGTGAAAATGATATAGACTGCTTCATAGTCTATGAAAACAAAAAATTAGTAGGTATAGTTACTAAGAAGGAATTAGTCAGAGCACATCCAAATAGGATACTTGCAGATATTATGTCTGATAGATATATTTGCATCAATTGCTATGTACATATTTGGAGAATTAAAGAAACTTTTGATTTGAATAAAAATATTAACGTTATACTTTTAGAAAATGAACATGATATTATTGGTTACATATCAAGGACAAGCTTAAATGTTGAATTTAACAAACATATTGACTTACTTACAGGACTATATAAAAGTGACTATATATTTTACAATGCACATAAATTTATAGAAAATAAACAAAATACAACCATTATATTTTTAGATCTAAACAACTTTGGCTTTATAGATAAGAAATACGGTCACATAAATGGAGACATTATATTAAAAAATGTGGGTAAAATATTGAAAAAAAGCATTCCATCAGACTGTTATCTGTGTAGATATGCAGGAGATGAATTCGCCATATTAACCCCATATTGTATAGATAAAAGCAAATTAATTTGTCAAAACATATTAAGCACTATTAATTCATATAAATTTCCAAATAATATACAAGTTTCTGCATCTATTGGCATTGCAAGTTGTAATGTACATAATTGTAATAAAACAATTGATAGTTTAAACATAATAAATAAATTAATAAATACAGCAAGTTTATTATCTACAAAAGCAAAACAAAACACCAACACTCCAATTATTACTGGTAATTTAGATATAGATGCAATTGCTTAA
- a CDS encoding HD family phosphohydrolase → MIDLIKSIWTLKGDSDNYDEYKKCISDLIQHEDVISMGNFIQHSDINCLQHSIYVSYISYLVCKDLSLDYNSAARGGLLHDFFLYDWHVKRYDKGLHGFTHPYTALENASRIFQLNDMEKDIIVKHMWPLTLKLPKYKESFIVMLVDKYCASTEVVKFHSKDSIYRLMNKISSEGYHIQVFK, encoded by the coding sequence GTGATAGATTTAATAAAATCAATTTGGACATTAAAAGGAGATTCAGATAATTATGATGAATATAAGAAATGTATTAGTGATTTGATCCAACATGAAGATGTAATTTCCATGGGAAATTTCATACAGCATAGTGATATAAATTGTCTTCAACATAGTATATATGTATCATATATAAGTTATTTAGTTTGTAAGGATTTAAGTCTTGACTATAATTCTGCTGCCAGAGGAGGATTACTGCATGATTTCTTTCTATATGACTGGCATGTAAAAAGGTATGATAAGGGATTGCATGGATTTACCCATCCCTATACTGCACTAGAGAATGCAAGCAGGATTTTTCAGTTAAATGACATGGAAAAAGATATTATAGTAAAACACATGTGGCCTTTAACGTTGAAATTACCTAAATATAAGGAATCTTTTATAGTGATGCTCGTGGATAAATATTGTGCATCTACGGAAGTTGTTAAATTTCATAGTAAGGATAGTATTTACAGGCTTATGAATAAAATTTCATCAGAAGGCTACCATATACAGGTATTTAAATAA
- a CDS encoding radical SAM protein: protein MELNLDNFKRKLKETVIRTGFQIIDKNPEKNINKLFELAEKASGDEFTKSKIISIKEYYNEMPSLKRYIENILKNTNKNCLKKFYSNFIGNAIWYGVAKRETIGIKNDTKIPFVLLISPSMRCNLRCTGCYAANYSKKDDITYEEVDRLIKEARDAGIYFVIILGGEPFFNEYMLDIYKKYNDMYFAPFTNGTLFNEKLADKLAELGNVMPMLSIEGWQKETDSRRGGGIFNSVIRGMEMLNERGILFGASSATSNSNVNVVTSEKFIDMLVDKGCKMIWYFMFMPVGDNPVKEMDYMLSPKERIELGRRSRKIRTTKEIFTIDFFNDAPYVGGCIAGKYYCHINSKEDVEPCIFSHFATINVKDKPLMEAFKSPYFKNLRNRQPYNKNLLMPCPMIDNPQCIRDIVKETGAYPTHPSAELMIKDKEFMEKLDKLAEEFNPVAKQVFKEDFDNNGNYNMSKG from the coding sequence ATGGAACTTAATTTAGATAATTTTAAAAGAAAATTAAAAGAAACCGTAATAAGAACTGGCTTTCAAATAATTGATAAGAATCCAGAAAAAAATATAAATAAATTATTTGAGCTTGCTGAAAAGGCAAGTGGAGATGAATTCACAAAAAGCAAAATTATAAGTATTAAAGAATACTACAACGAAATGCCATCGCTAAAAAGATATATTGAAAATATATTAAAGAATACAAATAAAAATTGCTTGAAAAAATTCTATTCCAATTTTATTGGCAATGCTATATGGTATGGGGTTGCTAAAAGAGAGACAATAGGTATAAAAAATGACACAAAGATTCCCTTTGTACTACTTATCAGCCCTTCAATGAGATGCAACCTAAGGTGCACTGGATGTTATGCTGCAAATTACAGTAAAAAAGATGATATTACTTACGAAGAAGTAGATAGACTTATTAAGGAAGCCAGAGATGCAGGGATATACTTTGTAATTATTTTAGGTGGGGAACCCTTTTTCAATGAATATATGTTAGATATTTATAAAAAATATAATGATATGTATTTTGCACCATTTACTAATGGTACTCTATTTAATGAAAAATTAGCTGATAAATTAGCTGAATTAGGTAATGTAATGCCAATGTTGTCAATTGAAGGATGGCAAAAAGAAACAGACTCAAGACGTGGAGGTGGAATTTTTAATTCTGTTATAAGAGGTATGGAGATGTTAAATGAAAGAGGCATACTCTTTGGGGCTTCTTCAGCCACATCTAATAGCAATGTTAATGTTGTTACTTCAGAAAAATTTATAGATATGCTTGTCGACAAGGGATGTAAAATGATCTGGTATTTTATGTTTATGCCTGTTGGAGATAATCCAGTGAAAGAAATGGATTATATGCTTTCTCCAAAGGAGAGGATAGAGCTTGGAAGAAGAAGTAGAAAAATCAGAACCACAAAGGAAATATTTACAATTGACTTTTTTAATGATGCTCCCTATGTAGGAGGATGCATCGCCGGTAAATATTATTGTCATATAAACTCAAAAGAAGATGTAGAACCATGCATATTTTCTCACTTCGCTACAATAAATGTTAAGGATAAACCTCTCATGGAGGCATTTAAATCACCTTATTTTAAGAACTTAAGGAACAGACAACCCTATAACAAAAACTTATTAATGCCGTGTCCTATGATTGATAATCCTCAGTGTATTCGGGATATTGTAAAAGAAACAGGAGCTTATCCTACTCATCCTAGTGCAGAGTTGATGATTAAAGATAAAGAATTTATGGAAAAATTAGATAAGCTAGCCGAAGAATTCAATCCTGTTGCAAAACAAGTATTTAAAGAAGATTTTGATAATAATGGTAACTACAATATGTCAAAAGGTTAG
- a CDS encoding protein kinase has protein sequence MVLIPIFRQRIYPPDYLVGKYKIIKLIGEGRFGICYLVHIHDKEYVFKEIKPKIIKKYKNKVIFEQQILSDVHHPLIPKIIDIINRDNMYGYILEYKEGSTLEQMIFGDNHKFTSYQIYTIGIKLIEIIKYLHKKNIVHRDIRLPNVIINEKNVYLIDFGLARPIDNKEYVCYEDFSYLGHLLIYLYYSSFKRTSRKSRPWYNELQLSLEELNFLKKLLRLGGAYKNIFDIEKDFLKLKITQL, from the coding sequence GTGGTCTTAATTCCTATTTTTAGGCAGAGAATATATCCACCAGACTATTTAGTTGGCAAATACAAAATTATAAAATTAATAGGTGAAGGACGGTTTGGTATATGCTACCTAGTTCATATCCATGACAAAGAGTATGTATTTAAAGAAATTAAACCTAAAATTATAAAAAAATATAAAAATAAAGTTATATTTGAACAACAAATACTTTCAGATGTTCATCATCCTTTGATTCCTAAAATAATTGATATAATAAATAGAGATAATATGTATGGTTATATTTTAGAGTATAAAGAAGGTAGTACATTAGAGCAGATGATTTTTGGTGATAATCATAAATTTACATCGTATCAAATTTATACTATAGGAATTAAGCTTATAGAAATAATAAAATATCTTCATAAAAAGAATATTGTGCATAGAGATATAAGATTGCCCAATGTGATTATTAATGAAAAAAATGTGTATCTTATTGATTTTGGACTTGCAAGACCTATAGATAACAAAGAATATGTATGTTATGAGGATTTTTCATATTTAGGTCATTTGCTTATTTATCTATACTATTCTTCTTTTAAGAGAACTAGTAGAAAATCAAGGCCCTGGTATAATGAACTTCAATTATCATTAGAAGAACTAAATTTTTTAAAAAAGTTACTGAGATTAGGTGGTGCCTATAAAAATATTTTTGATATAGAAAAAGATTTTTTAAAATTGAAGATAACTCAGTTATAG
- the trpS gene encoding tryptophan--tRNA ligase, which produces MEEKKKVIFSGIQPSGNLTIGNYLGALKNWVKLQDEYDCYFCVVDLHAITVKQEPKDLRRRTLEVLAIYLAAGINPDKNTIFIQSHVPTHSEAAWILNCFTYVGELERMTQYKSKSQNSGGGDSVRAGLLNYPVLMAADILLYNTDLVPVGKDQMQHIELTRDIAERFNNLYSPTFNIPEGYIPEDGAKIMDLQNPTKKMSKSSDNPNSYILIMDSPEIIRKKINRCVTDSIGKVRYSDDQPGIKNLITILSAITGITHEEIEKKYVGKGYAQFKNDTAESIINELKPLQERVNDLLKDKEYLENIYKRGAEKAYYVSSKILRKMQKKIGCIPVSK; this is translated from the coding sequence ATGGAAGAGAAAAAAAAAGTAATATTTAGTGGTATTCAGCCTTCAGGAAATTTAACCATAGGTAACTATTTAGGAGCTTTAAAAAATTGGGTAAAACTTCAGGATGAATATGATTGTTATTTTTGTGTAGTGGATTTACATGCAATAACTGTAAAACAAGAACCAAAAGATCTAAGGAGAAGAACCCTTGAAGTATTGGCTATATATTTGGCGGCAGGGATAAATCCGGATAAGAATACAATATTTATTCAATCCCATGTGCCAACACATAGTGAGGCAGCTTGGATTTTGAATTGTTTTACTTATGTAGGGGAACTTGAAAGGATGACCCAATATAAAAGTAAATCGCAAAACTCTGGAGGAGGAGATTCTGTACGTGCAGGACTTCTTAATTATCCTGTGTTGATGGCCGCAGATATATTGCTTTATAATACAGATCTTGTTCCTGTGGGAAAGGATCAAATGCAGCATATTGAACTCACAAGGGATATAGCAGAAAGGTTCAATAATCTTTATAGCCCTACATTTAATATACCAGAAGGATATATACCAGAAGATGGTGCAAAAATAATGGACTTGCAAAATCCTACAAAAAAAATGTCTAAATCCTCGGATAATCCGAACAGCTATATACTAATTATGGATAGTCCTGAAATTATAAGAAAAAAGATTAACAGATGTGTTACGGATAGTATTGGAAAAGTAAGATATAGTGACGATCAGCCTGGAATAAAAAATCTCATAACTATATTAAGTGCAATAACTGGAATAACTCATGAAGAAATAGAAAAAAAATATGTAGGAAAAGGATATGCACAGTTTAAAAATGATACTGCAGAGTCTATAATAAATGAACTTAAACCTCTTCAAGAAAGAGTAAATGATTTACTTAAGGATAAAGAGTATTTAGAGAATATATATAAAAGAGGAGCAGAAAAAGCATACTATGTATCTAGCAAAATATTGAGAAAGATGCAAAAGAAAATAGGATGTATACCTGTATCAAAATAA